The window GGGCTGGGTACCGAACATCACCCAGAAGGGCCTCGCCGACTGGACCGAAAAGGACGTCTCTTATTTCCTCGAGACCGGGCAGACGCCGGAAGGTGACACGGCGGGCGGCTCGATGGCCCGCGTGATCCGCAACACCTCGCAGCTCAGCGCGGAAGATCGTACCGCGATGGCGGTCTATCTGAAATCGCTGCCCGCGGTGGACGGTCCGCCGCGGCCGCCGAAGAAGAAGGGATAAGCGCAGAACAGCATCCTTCGAGGCTGGCCTCAGTTGGCGCAAAAACGGCCGACTGAAGCGAGCACCTCAGGATGACGTTTGTAAGTTGCAAGGCGCCAGAATTAGTCGTCACCCTCGCCTGGACGCAATTGCGTCCAGGCTGGAGGTGCCGAGCGTAGCGAAGGCCTCGAAGCGACGGCGCTTCGCCTGAGCGCATGGACATCGGCCAAGCCATGCCGCATCGGCGGTTTTCGCGGGCCCTCTTGCGTGGTTGTGTGCGGCTCACCTCCCGCCAGCGCGATTCTCCTGTCCATGAACATCCTCAAAGCCGTGTCGCTGAAGATCGCCAGCACGATGGCGTTTGCGCTGATGGGCGCGCAGGGCCGCTATCTCGGCAGCGCCGTGCCGGTCGGCGAGATCGTGTTCTGCCGCGGGCTGTTCGCGCTGATCCCGATCGTGCTGTTCTTCGGCTGGCGCGGCCAGCTGCGCGGCGCGTTGCGCACCAACCGGCTCTCGGCGCATGTCATTCGCGGCTCGTTCAGCGTGGTCGGCACGTTCTGCACCTTCGGCGCGCTGGCGCGGCTGCCGATCGCCGACGTCACTGCGATTGCCTTCATCGCGCCGTTGATCACCGTGGTGTTCGCCGCGATTTTTCTCAAGGAGCAGGTCCACGCCTATCGCTGGTCGGCGGTCGGCATCGGCTTTGGTGGTGTGATCCTGATGCTGTCGCCGTATTTCGGCAACCATGCCGCGCTGACGGCGTCGATGCTGATCGGGCTTTCGCTGGCGCTGATCAACGCGGTGTCCTCCGGCGGCGCGACGATCCAGATCCGCCGCCTTACCGCCACGGAATCCTCCTCGGCGATCGTGATCTTCATGACGCTGATCGTGATGACCGTCTCGCTCGTCACCGCACCGTTCGGCTGGCATCTGCCGTCGCAGCCACTCGAGATTGCGCTGCTGATCGGCATCGGCATTGCCGGCGGGCTCGGCCAGATGCTGTTCACCGAGAGCTATCGCTATGCGCCCGCGTCCTTCCTGGCGCCGTTCGACTACACCGCGATGCTGTGGGCGTTCCTGCTCGGCTTCTGGATGTTCGGCGAAGTGCCGACGCCCTATGTGGTCGGCGGTGCGGTGATCGTCGCCGTCGCCGGCATTTTCGTCATCCTGCGCGAACGCCATCTCGGCCTGAAGCGGCTGCGCGACACGCCGATGTCGCCGATCTCCACCATGGCCGATGACGAGGCCGATCCCGATGCGCCGGTGGCGGCGCTGGCCAAGGCGACGCGCTAGGATCAGCTGGCGGCGAATACAATCTTTGCTGCATCGCACACTGTTTCGCATCTCCGTCATGCGACAATTCTGCATTTAGAACGCGCGCAGATTGCCGGGCCTTGCTCCCGCCACGCCACTGGATTTATATGCGGCGTCGCGTCAACGCGACGCCCCGCATGGCGGGTTCGATACGCGGGATGGCCGTGCAAGGATGCTTGCCGAACATCTCGTTCCTTCCCCGATATTTCCGGCTGCAATTGCTTCCAACTGACTGAAGCTCCCGAAATCAAAGAGGTTACCAATGGTCAACCGCATGCAATTCTATATTGATGGCGCCTGGGTCGATCCCGCCGTCAAGAAGTCTACGCCTGTCGTCAATCCGGCGACCGAAGAAGCGATGTATGAAATTTCCATGGGCTCCAAGGCCGACGTCGACAAGGCCGTCGCTGCTGCCAAGCGCGCGTTCGAGACGTACTCGCAGACCAGCCGTGACGAGCGCGTCG is drawn from Nitrobacteraceae bacterium AZCC 2146 and contains these coding sequences:
- a CDS encoding drug/metabolite transporter (DMT)-like permease (product_source=COG0697; cog=COG0697; pfam=PF00892; superfamily=103481; transmembrane_helix_parts=Inside_1_6,TMhelix_7_26,Outside_27_35,TMhelix_36_54,Inside_55_66,TMhelix_67_89,Outside_90_92,TMhelix_93_115,Inside_116_119,TMhelix_120_142,Outside_143_146,TMhelix_147_169,Inside_170_181,TMhelix_182_204,Outside_205_213,TMhelix_214_231,Inside_232_237,TMhelix_238_260,Outside_261_264,TMhelix_265_287,Inside_288_326), which codes for MNILKAVSLKIASTMAFALMGAQGRYLGSAVPVGEIVFCRGLFALIPIVLFFGWRGQLRGALRTNRLSAHVIRGSFSVVGTFCTFGALARLPIADVTAIAFIAPLITVVFAAIFLKEQVHAYRWSAVGIGFGGVILMLSPYFGNHAALTASMLIGLSLALINAVSSGGATIQIRRLTATESSSAIVIFMTLIVMTVSLVTAPFGWHLPSQPLEIALLIGIGIAGGLGQMLFTESYRYAPASFLAPFDYTAMLWAFLLGFWMFGEVPTPYVVGGAVIVAVAGIFVILRERHLGLKRLRDTPMSPISTMADDEADPDAPVAALAKATR